One genomic window of Halolamina sediminis includes the following:
- a CDS encoding arsenate-mycothiol transferase ArsC, whose protein sequence is MSEPTEGQDNAPTTVAFVCVQNAGRSQMAYAFARRELARRGLDDRLDLLTGGTRPAEHVHPEVVDAMAAVEIDLSDRTPREVTVDELRASDYVITMGCSAADVCPAGWGGESRDWGLDDPDGQSPAEVAAIRDEIEHRVAALFDELAE, encoded by the coding sequence GTGTCCGAACCCACCGAGGGGCAGGACAACGCCCCCACGACAGTCGCGTTCGTCTGCGTCCAGAACGCCGGGCGCTCGCAGATGGCGTACGCGTTCGCTCGGCGCGAACTGGCGCGCCGCGGCCTCGACGACCGGCTCGACCTGCTGACCGGCGGGACACGACCCGCCGAGCACGTCCACCCCGAAGTCGTCGACGCGATGGCCGCGGTCGAGATCGATCTCTCGGACCGGACCCCCCGCGAGGTCACCGTCGACGAGCTCCGGGCGAGCGACTACGTGATCACGATGGGCTGTTCGGCGGCGGACGTCTGCCCCGCCGGCTGGGGCGGCGAGAGCCGTGACTGGGGACTCGACGATCCGGACGGGCAGTCACCGGCCGAGGTGGCGGCGATCCGTGACGAGATCGAGCACCGCGTCGCCGCGCTGTTCGACGAACTCGCCGAGTAG
- a CDS encoding acyl-CoA synthetase — MSVDYETAVEGFEWGISDDYAITSTIEDHADSFGDRVAVTFLDDEGAREERTYADIRDDTNRFANALAELGVGEGDRVMHLFPRHPDAFAIQLGALKRGALLVPCSAMLKPKDIAFRANDCEATTIVAHESLVDMVEPVLNETPLETTIALDGAPEGWASFADLIDGASTEHDGPEIGAEDPMSINYTSGTTGQPKPVLHRHRWLRAFELVNAPYWWGVSADGEQPPGVESDDVDLDDELLWATTGTGWAKWFWSPVGVGLTTGARQLLYQGEFDADEFLSVMAEEGVTRLCAVPTQYRMFTQTDLDQYDLDLVEALSAGEPLNREPIEAIQDAYGITPRDGYGQTETVALVSNYPGIDVKEGSMGKPTPGLGTTIIDTQDEEEVEQGETGEIAVPVDCPGIFDSYYEKPDLDAETFDGEYYRTGDLAREDEDGYFFFEGRADDIILSAGYRIGPFEVEDALVSHEAVAEAAAVASPHEERGNVVKAYVVLADGYDGDDELTETLQAYMKEETAPYKYPRRIEYVEELPKTASGKTRRIELREREQQRFGR, encoded by the coding sequence ATGTCTGTCGACTACGAGACCGCCGTCGAGGGGTTCGAGTGGGGAATCTCGGACGACTACGCGATCACTTCAACTATCGAGGATCACGCTGACTCCTTCGGCGATCGCGTCGCCGTGACGTTCCTCGACGACGAGGGCGCACGCGAGGAGCGAACTTACGCGGATATCCGGGACGACACGAATCGCTTCGCCAACGCGCTCGCGGAGCTGGGCGTCGGCGAGGGTGACCGCGTGATGCATCTGTTCCCCCGTCACCCCGACGCCTTCGCGATCCAGCTCGGCGCGCTGAAACGTGGTGCGCTGCTCGTTCCCTGTTCGGCGATGCTGAAGCCAAAGGACATCGCCTTCCGCGCGAACGACTGCGAGGCGACGACGATCGTCGCCCACGAATCCCTCGTCGACATGGTCGAGCCGGTGCTCAACGAGACGCCGCTGGAGACGACGATCGCGCTCGACGGCGCTCCCGAGGGCTGGGCGTCGTTCGCCGACCTGATCGACGGCGCGTCGACCGAGCACGACGGCCCCGAGATCGGCGCCGAGGACCCGATGAGCATCAACTACACCTCGGGGACGACCGGCCAGCCCAAGCCCGTGCTCCACCGCCACCGCTGGCTTCGGGCGTTCGAGTTGGTCAACGCGCCCTACTGGTGGGGGGTCTCAGCCGACGGGGAGCAGCCGCCGGGTGTCGAGAGCGACGACGTCGATCTCGACGACGAGCTGCTGTGGGCGACGACGGGCACCGGCTGGGCGAAGTGGTTCTGGTCGCCGGTCGGCGTCGGGCTCACGACCGGCGCCCGACAGCTCCTCTACCAGGGGGAGTTCGACGCTGACGAGTTCCTCTCCGTGATGGCCGAGGAGGGAGTGACGCGGCTCTGTGCGGTGCCGACCCAGTACCGGATGTTCACCCAGACCGACCTCGACCAGTACGATCTGGACCTCGTCGAGGCGCTGTCGGCGGGCGAGCCGCTGAACCGCGAGCCGATCGAGGCGATACAGGACGCCTACGGTATCACGCCGCGGGACGGCTACGGCCAGACCGAGACCGTCGCGCTCGTCTCGAACTACCCGGGAATCGACGTGAAGGAGGGCTCGATGGGCAAACCCACACCGGGCCTCGGGACGACGATCATCGACACGCAGGACGAAGAAGAGGTCGAGCAGGGCGAGACCGGCGAGATCGCGGTGCCGGTCGACTGCCCGGGCATCTTCGACAGCTACTACGAGAAGCCCGACCTCGACGCGGAGACGTTCGACGGCGAGTACTACCGCACCGGCGACCTCGCCCGCGAGGACGAAGACGGCTACTTCTTCTTCGAGGGCCGCGCCGACGACATCATCCTCTCCGCGGGCTACCGCATCGGCCCGTTCGAGGTCGAAGACGCGCTGGTCTCCCACGAGGCTGTCGCCGAGGCCGCTGCGGTCGCCTCGCCCCACGAGGAGCGCGGGAACGTGGTGAAGGCGTACGTCGTGCTCGCGGATGGGTACGACGGCGACGACGAGCTCACCGAGACACTCCAGGCGTACATGAAGGAGGAGACGGCGCCGTACAAGTACCCCCGCCGGATCGAGTACGTCGAGGAGCTTCCGAAGACCGCCTCCGGGAAGACCCGCCGCATCGAACTCCGCGAGCGCGAACAGCAGCGGTTCGGCCGGTAG
- the arsB gene encoding ACR3 family arsenite efflux transporter, with translation MSDSLSVLDRYLTVWIGLAMVLGIAVGRFAPGVVETLNAVTWHGTSLPIALGLFVMIFPIMAEIDYGRVPKVTRTARKEIALTLAFNWLIAPFVMYGLATFFLGGRPEFVTGLILVGIAPCIAMVLVWNELAAGNQELCAVCVGVNSLLQIALFVPYAFLFLTLLRGTAVDVSMSLIAQMVFVFLGLPLLLGYLTQKAAFRTIGREAYYDRLIPRISPFGLLGLLFTVVVMFALKGDYIVANPGEIVLIAIPLLVFFTGLWALAYGASAVLGFSYTESVSVAFTASSNNFELAIAVAVAVFGVGSNVALATVVGPLIEVPVMLALVRVALATKDRLFPDSVGVSSPITGD, from the coding sequence GTGAGTGACTCGCTGAGCGTTCTGGACCGTTATCTCACGGTCTGGATCGGGCTGGCGATGGTGCTAGGCATCGCAGTCGGTCGGTTCGCGCCGGGCGTCGTGGAGACGCTGAACGCGGTGACGTGGCACGGTACCAGCCTCCCCATCGCGCTCGGGCTGTTCGTGATGATCTTCCCGATCATGGCCGAGATCGACTACGGGCGCGTGCCCAAGGTGACGCGGACCGCCCGGAAGGAGATCGCGCTCACGCTCGCGTTCAACTGGCTGATCGCGCCGTTCGTCATGTACGGGCTCGCGACCTTCTTTCTCGGCGGCCGGCCCGAGTTCGTCACGGGGCTGATCCTCGTCGGGATCGCGCCCTGTATCGCGATGGTGCTCGTCTGGAACGAGCTCGCGGCGGGCAATCAGGAGCTCTGTGCGGTCTGTGTCGGCGTCAACAGCCTGCTCCAGATCGCGCTGTTCGTCCCCTACGCCTTCCTGTTCCTGACGCTGCTGCGCGGCACCGCGGTCGACGTGTCGATGTCGCTGATCGCGCAGATGGTGTTCGTGTTCCTCGGCCTGCCGCTGCTACTGGGCTACCTGACTCAGAAAGCGGCGTTCCGCACGATCGGCCGCGAAGCGTACTACGACCGGCTGATCCCGCGGATCAGCCCGTTCGGCCTGCTCGGCCTGCTCTTTACCGTGGTGGTGATGTTCGCGCTGAAGGGCGACTACATCGTCGCCAACCCCGGCGAGATCGTCCTGATCGCGATCCCGCTGCTGGTCTTCTTCACCGGGCTCTGGGCGCTAGCCTACGGCGCCAGCGCAGTGCTGGGGTTCTCCTACACGGAGAGCGTCAGCGTGGCGTTCACCGCCTCCTCGAACAACTTCGAGCTCGCGATCGCGGTCGCCGTCGCGGTGTTCGGCGTCGGCAGCAACGTCGCGCTCGCGACCGTCGTCGGGCCGCTGATCGAGGTGCCGGTGATGCTCGCGCTGGTTCGGGTGGCGTTGGCGACGAAAGACCGGCTGTTCCCCGACAGCGTCGGTGTGAGCAGCCCGATCACTGGGGACTGA
- a CDS encoding PH domain-containing protein, giving the protein MTDGETTGEEPLTGRVFRLHPLSVPYRIAENGLGLAIAVLFIGPPAFGAVAGTVGVTVALALAGGIAVTVVVYGIAYYRRFEYELTADTFDIRSGVFARREREIPLGRIQNVDISQNVVQRVLGIAELRLETAGASGSEAHLQFVGEDRAGQLQGEISRLSRDGDAAAEETERFETVFEIADRELGVLALVSADAQLLSILFVVGSVFMPAIGSIVGAEWFFGVESGLSRLLGPLATLAGILALGLVYGAINATLYYGFTLRRGDEELRYERGLLQRYSGTIPLGKVQSLTIEENVLARALGYASLEIETAGGSGGEGGQDTSQSAVPIARRSRVFELANSIEPAGEMAFERPPKRARERYAARYAGVVLLLTGLLYLIQSVLSASFYWWAPLGLLLLVPVAAHLKWRSRGYYVGENHVVTRNGFWVRQLKVVPYYRVQTVLSSETVFQRRRHLGTVTIDTAGTRSLVGNDAAAVDVSSETTERLREHVAGALYDSLRRRRRQKASNRPEGPTATESSVSPDDSG; this is encoded by the coding sequence ATGACCGACGGGGAGACGACGGGCGAGGAGCCGCTCACGGGACGTGTGTTCCGCCTCCACCCGCTGTCGGTCCCCTACCGGATCGCCGAGAACGGGCTCGGACTCGCGATCGCCGTGCTGTTCATCGGCCCGCCGGCGTTCGGCGCGGTCGCTGGCACCGTCGGCGTCACCGTCGCGCTCGCGCTCGCCGGGGGGATCGCGGTCACGGTCGTCGTCTACGGGATCGCCTACTACCGCCGCTTCGAGTACGAGCTCACCGCCGATACGTTCGACATCCGCTCGGGCGTGTTCGCGAGACGCGAGCGGGAGATCCCGCTGGGGCGGATCCAGAACGTCGACATCAGTCAGAACGTGGTCCAACGTGTGCTGGGGATCGCCGAACTCCGCCTCGAAACCGCTGGCGCGAGCGGGAGCGAGGCCCACCTCCAGTTCGTCGGCGAGGACCGGGCGGGGCAACTGCAGGGGGAGATCAGCCGGCTGAGCCGCGACGGCGACGCGGCGGCCGAGGAGACCGAACGGTTCGAGACGGTGTTCGAGATCGCCGACCGCGAACTGGGCGTGCTCGCGCTGGTATCGGCCGACGCCCAACTGCTCTCGATCCTGTTCGTCGTCGGCTCCGTGTTCATGCCCGCGATCGGTTCGATCGTCGGTGCGGAGTGGTTCTTCGGCGTCGAGTCCGGGCTGAGCAGGCTGCTCGGACCGCTGGCCACGCTCGCGGGGATCCTCGCGCTGGGGCTGGTGTACGGCGCCATCAACGCGACGCTGTACTACGGGTTCACGCTCCGCCGGGGCGACGAAGAGCTCCGCTACGAGCGGGGCCTGCTCCAGCGCTACAGCGGGACGATCCCGCTCGGGAAGGTCCAGTCGCTTACGATCGAGGAGAACGTGCTCGCGCGGGCGCTGGGCTACGCCTCGCTGGAGATCGAGACCGCCGGCGGGAGCGGCGGCGAAGGCGGGCAGGACACCTCCCAGTCTGCGGTGCCCATCGCCCGGCGTTCGCGGGTGTTCGAGCTCGCGAACTCGATCGAGCCGGCCGGCGAGATGGCGTTCGAGCGCCCGCCCAAGCGGGCTCGCGAGCGCTACGCGGCGCGCTACGCGGGCGTCGTCCTACTCCTGACCGGCCTGCTCTACCTGATCCAGAGTGTCCTCTCGGCGTCGTTCTACTGGTGGGCCCCGCTCGGCCTGCTGCTGCTCGTCCCGGTCGCCGCCCACCTGAAGTGGCGGTCCCGCGGCTACTACGTCGGCGAGAACCACGTCGTCACCCGGAACGGGTTCTGGGTCCGCCAGCTGAAAGTCGTCCCGTACTATCGGGTACAGACGGTGCTGAGCTCGGAAACGGTGTTCCAGCGGCGCCGCCATCTCGGGACGGTGACGATCGACACCGCGGGCACTCGGAGCCTCGTCGGGAACGACGCCGCGGCCGTCGACGTGAGCAGCGAGACGACCGAGCGACTCCGCGAACACGTCGCGGGGGCGCTGTACGACTCGCTTCGTCGCCGCCGGCGACAGAAAGCGTCGAACCGGCCTGAGGGACCGACCGCAACTGAGTCGTCCGTCTCACCGGACGACTCCGGCTGA
- a CDS encoding aminotransferase class I/II-fold pyridoxal phosphate-dependent enzyme: MAVVCQPNNPTGEAVPPARLRAFADRCREAVTELLVDEAFVATTRERVADEHERLGAAIAGQFDVRQLDAPFLLLDTGGVDVDALLAQARDRGSYFATPGASAGWTATSVSP; this comes from the coding sequence ATGGCTGTCGTCTGCCAGCCGAACAACCCCACCGGGGAAGCGGTCCCGCCGGCGCGGCTCCGGGCGTTCGCCGACCGCTGCCGCGAGGCCGTCACCGAACTGCTCGTCGACGAGGCGTTCGTCGCGACCACGCGCGAGCGCGTCGCCGACGAGCATGAGCGCCTGGGGGCGGCGATCGCCGGGCAGTTCGACGTTCGGCAGTTGGACGCGCCGTTTCTGCTGTTGGACACCGGCGGTGTGGACGTTGACGCGCTGCTCGCACAGGCTCGCGACCGTGGGTCGTACTTCGCGACGCCCGGAGCTTCCGCGGGCTGGACAGCCACGTCCGTGTCGCCGTGA
- a CDS encoding ABC transporter ATP-binding protein, which produces MPAIETHQLSKRYGDVTAVDRVDLTVEDGEIFGFLGHNGAGKSTVINMLLDFARPTEGSVEVFGMDARDQSVAVRERMGVLPEGYDVYDRLTGRQHLQFAAESKGVEIEPMAVAERVGIRDAADRKAGGYSKGMAQRLVLGMALVGDPDLLILDEPTSGLDPGGARRMREIIHEENERGATVFFSSHILEQIEAVCDRVGIMHEGRLQAVDTIDALRESAAGGTKLRITVDDPSESYLDTIEAVEGVDTAWIEDEAFAVTCPDDVKMDVLVALDGAGVDVLDFSTEEPSLEDLFVEYTAEGGQ; this is translated from the coding sequence ATGCCCGCTATCGAAACACACCAGCTCTCCAAGCGGTACGGCGACGTGACGGCGGTCGACAGGGTCGACCTCACCGTCGAGGACGGCGAGATATTCGGCTTCCTGGGCCACAACGGCGCCGGGAAGTCGACCGTGATCAACATGCTGCTCGACTTCGCGCGCCCCACTGAGGGCAGCGTCGAAGTGTTCGGGATGGATGCCCGCGACCAGAGCGTTGCCGTCCGGGAACGGATGGGCGTACTCCCGGAGGGGTACGACGTGTACGACCGGCTGACCGGCCGCCAGCACCTCCAGTTCGCAGCTGAGTCGAAGGGGGTCGAGATCGAACCAATGGCCGTCGCCGAGCGCGTCGGTATCCGCGACGCTGCCGACCGAAAGGCCGGGGGGTACTCGAAAGGGATGGCCCAACGGCTCGTGCTCGGGATGGCGCTGGTCGGGGATCCCGACCTGCTCATCCTCGACGAGCCCACGTCGGGGCTCGACCCCGGCGGCGCCCGGCGGATGCGCGAGATCATCCACGAGGAGAACGAGCGCGGCGCGACCGTCTTCTTCTCCAGCCACATCCTCGAGCAGATCGAGGCGGTCTGTGACCGCGTCGGCATCATGCACGAGGGGCGGCTTCAGGCGGTCGACACGATCGACGCGCTGCGTGAGTCCGCCGCCGGCGGCACGAAGCTCCGCATCACCGTCGACGACCCGAGCGAGAGCTACCTCGACACGATCGAGGCGGTCGAGGGCGTCGACACGGCGTGGATCGAGGACGAGGCGTTCGCGGTCACCTGCCCCGACGACGTGAAGATGGACGTGCTGGTCGCGCTCGACGGCGCCGGCGTCGACGTGCTCGACTTCTCGACGGAGGAGCCGTCGCTCGAGGACCTGTTCGTCGAGTACACCGCGGAGGGGGGGCAGTGA
- a CDS encoding ABC transporter permease: MSWTVVARKELRDVWGARRTRWLLGTVAFLFVAGGYAVPMLGPETPTSADFASFVVGAAALVVALVGLLLGHRTIVGERASGELALLLSLPYDRLDVVIGKFLARWAALGAAVAVGVLGGAALTNYPFGSLEVGTVAAYLLGTLLYGAAFVGIGLAISTATTSTAVASSAAFGVFVLFVAVWSQLRGVFTAALDSLGLANGTMPDWALFLYGAEPGMLYRRLVNGFFAGVEQGPYLGPDAPWYLGEWVAAGLLVIWALGPAALGYLRFRSTDL, translated from the coding sequence GTGAGTTGGACCGTCGTCGCCCGGAAGGAGCTCCGGGACGTATGGGGCGCCCGACGGACGCGCTGGCTGCTCGGGACAGTCGCGTTCCTGTTCGTCGCCGGCGGCTACGCGGTCCCGATGCTCGGCCCGGAGACGCCGACGAGCGCCGACTTCGCGTCGTTCGTGGTCGGTGCGGCCGCGCTGGTCGTGGCACTGGTCGGCCTGCTGCTCGGGCATCGAACGATCGTCGGCGAGCGCGCCTCGGGGGAGCTGGCGCTGCTGCTCTCGCTGCCGTACGACCGGCTGGACGTGGTGATCGGGAAGTTCCTCGCACGGTGGGCGGCGCTCGGCGCCGCCGTTGCCGTCGGCGTCCTCGGCGGAGCCGCGCTGACGAACTACCCGTTCGGCAGCCTCGAAGTCGGCACCGTCGCCGCCTACCTGCTCGGGACGCTGCTGTACGGCGCCGCCTTCGTCGGAATCGGGCTGGCCATCTCGACGGCGACCACGTCGACGGCCGTCGCCAGCAGCGCCGCGTTCGGCGTGTTCGTCCTGTTCGTCGCGGTCTGGTCGCAGCTCCGGGGGGTGTTCACCGCCGCGCTCGACTCCCTCGGCCTCGCGAACGGGACGATGCCGGACTGGGCGCTGTTCCTCTACGGCGCGGAGCCAGGAATGCTGTACCGCCGGCTCGTGAACGGCTTCTTCGCGGGCGTCGAGCAGGGGCCGTATCTCGGTCCGGACGCGCCGTGGTATCTCGGCGAGTGGGTCGCGGCCGGCCTGCTCGTCATCTGGGCGCTCGGCCCCGCGGCGCTCGGCTACCTGCGGTTCCGTTCCACCGACCTATGA
- a CDS encoding PH domain-containing protein, producing MSDPPGDGTDEVSPSASTTEPSSSSGDSGPDPDTDDQPSVAAEAGLDDSIVGVPRELASTVRLQWIVGSTIGALVAGVVLGVIGYVVGTRTELLAPGIEPAARIGVAVFTLFVLFGVIRAVLLYRSWEYVVRADSLFLSRGVLTRVRTVVPYVRVQHIDTTRSPLERVLGLSTLVVYTAGSRGADVTIPGLTPDRASTLQERLERLTTESEEEDAV from the coding sequence ATGAGTGATCCTCCCGGTGACGGTACCGATGAGGTCTCCCCGTCGGCGAGCACGACGGAACCGTCGTCGTCCTCCGGTGACTCCGGTCCCGACCCGGATACGGACGACCAACCCTCCGTCGCGGCCGAGGCGGGACTCGACGACTCGATCGTCGGCGTTCCCCGCGAACTGGCGTCGACGGTCCGCCTGCAGTGGATCGTGGGGTCGACGATCGGTGCGCTCGTGGCCGGCGTCGTCCTCGGGGTGATCGGCTACGTCGTCGGCACCCGGACCGAACTGCTCGCGCCGGGCATCGAGCCCGCTGCCCGGATCGGCGTCGCCGTGTTCACGCTGTTCGTACTGTTCGGCGTCATCCGAGCGGTCCTGCTCTACCGCTCGTGGGAGTACGTCGTCCGCGCGGACTCGCTGTTCCTGAGCCGCGGCGTACTCACCCGCGTTCGAACCGTCGTCCCCTACGTCCGCGTCCAGCACATCGACACGACGCGGAGCCCGCTCGAACGCGTGCTCGGGCTGTCGACGCTGGTGGTGTACACCGCGGGCTCCCGCGGCGCGGACGTGACGATTCCCGGGCTCACGCCGGACCGCGCGTCGACGCTGCAGGAGCGTCTCGAACGGCTCACCACCGAGTCTGAGGAGGAAGACGCCGTATGA
- a CDS encoding sodium-dependent transporter codes for MADRDTWVSSLGFVLASVGSAAGLGNVWRFPWLTAENGGSAFLVVYLLVVVGVGVPGLLAEFVLGRRGRQTPIGAFRSLIDSKWGTALGAFNVVTTLVILSFYSVVGGWILRYTLASPTGAYFAQPQQYFGAMGFGPAAVGFHLAFLGIVAGIVFFGVGGGIERVSKVMLPAIAVLLVGLAAWTATQPGTAAGYEYYLRFDAGYLVANLPSVLGPAAGQALFTLSLGAGTMLTYASYIDDDTSLPRDTLVIAISNTFVGVLAGLVVIPLLFSQGVDPGGGGPGALFVALAGAFGSLPGGPIVATAFFGTVLLAAVTSGISLLEVPVATLVDTFDVPRRRATLLVSLLLAGTGGGLALSSGVFQFVSGTLADLLLSVGLLGFLAVAGWLLPTDSVAEFRIGAGRFAPLAEPWIVTVGWVLPTVVLFSLTSSVAPLVGVTLGLGGRALVAIGVTVACRLTVSAVSSR; via the coding sequence ATGGCCGATCGAGACACGTGGGTATCGAGCCTCGGGTTCGTCCTCGCGTCGGTGGGGAGCGCTGCGGGGCTGGGCAACGTCTGGCGGTTCCCGTGGCTGACCGCCGAAAACGGGGGGAGTGCCTTCCTCGTGGTGTATCTCCTCGTCGTCGTCGGCGTCGGGGTCCCGGGACTGCTGGCGGAGTTCGTCCTCGGTCGGCGGGGCCGGCAGACGCCGATCGGCGCGTTCCGCTCGCTGATCGACTCCAAGTGGGGGACCGCGCTGGGCGCGTTCAACGTCGTGACGACGCTGGTGATCCTCTCCTTCTACTCGGTGGTCGGCGGGTGGATCCTCCGGTACACGCTGGCGTCACCGACGGGAGCGTACTTCGCACAGCCACAGCAGTACTTCGGCGCCATGGGGTTCGGGCCGGCCGCGGTGGGGTTCCACCTCGCCTTCCTGGGGATCGTCGCCGGCATCGTCTTTTTCGGCGTGGGCGGCGGGATCGAGCGCGTCTCGAAGGTGATGCTGCCCGCGATCGCGGTGCTGCTGGTCGGGTTAGCGGCGTGGACGGCCACCCAGCCGGGCACCGCCGCCGGCTACGAGTACTACCTGCGCTTCGACGCCGGCTACCTCGTGGCGAACCTCCCGTCGGTGCTCGGCCCGGCGGCCGGGCAGGCGCTGTTCACGCTCTCGCTCGGTGCCGGGACGATGCTCACGTACGCCTCCTACATCGACGACGACACGTCGTTGCCGCGTGACACGCTCGTGATCGCGATATCGAACACGTTCGTCGGCGTGCTCGCGGGGCTGGTCGTGATCCCGCTTTTGTTCTCTCAGGGCGTCGACCCCGGCGGGGGCGGGCCGGGCGCGCTGTTCGTCGCGCTCGCCGGCGCGTTCGGGTCGCTCCCGGGCGGCCCGATCGTCGCAACGGCGTTCTTCGGGACGGTGCTGCTGGCGGCGGTGACCAGCGGGATCAGCCTGCTCGAGGTGCCGGTCGCGACGCTGGTCGACACGTTCGACGTACCGCGACGGCGGGCGACGCTGCTCGTCTCGCTCCTGCTTGCGGGGACGGGCGGCGGGCTGGCGCTGTCGAGCGGCGTGTTCCAGTTCGTCTCCGGCACCCTCGCGGACCTGCTGCTGTCGGTCGGACTGCTCGGCTTCCTCGCGGTCGCCGGCTGGCTGCTCCCGACCGACTCGGTGGCCGAGTTCCGGATCGGGGCCGGTCGCTTCGCGCCGCTGGCGGAGCCCTGGATCGTGACGGTCGGCTGGGTGCTGCCCACGGTCGTCCTCTTCTCACTGACGAGCAGCGTCGCGCCGCTGGTCGGCGTCACGCTCGGTCTCGGCGGCCGGGCGCTGGTCGCGATCGGCGTAACGGTCGCGTGTCGGCTGACCGTTTCAGCCGTTTCCTCCCGCTGA
- a CDS encoding ArsR/SmtB family transcription factor — MSQSRLRRRIEDEVGECCDADVRQRLAELDELADSTAENDGARDAFAALGNETRHRLTRILSAADGELCVCELEPVVDVSESGVSHALADLVDAGLATRRKEGNWRYYDSTALAEDLLAVADGGSA; from the coding sequence ATGAGCCAATCGCGTCTTCGCCGCCGAATCGAGGACGAGGTCGGCGAGTGCTGTGACGCCGACGTACGGCAGCGACTCGCCGAACTCGACGAGCTGGCCGACTCGACGGCCGAGAACGACGGCGCTCGCGACGCCTTCGCCGCGCTCGGGAACGAGACTCGCCACCGGCTGACCCGCATCCTCTCGGCGGCCGACGGCGAGCTCTGTGTCTGTGAGCTGGAGCCCGTCGTCGACGTGAGCGAGAGCGGGGTGAGCCACGCGCTCGCCGACCTCGTGGACGCCGGGCTCGCGACCCGGCGGAAGGAGGGGAACTGGCGCTACTACGACAGCACCGCGCTCGCCGAGGACCTGCTCGCAGTCGCCGACGGAGGGTCGGCGTGA
- a CDS encoding type IV pilin N-terminal domain-containing protein: MPRDPHERAISPVIGAVLLFAVVIMLTATAGVMVLGFSDSLRAPPPFAATDEEVEVEVQGNETRHTLDVVHRGGDPVEAAALTTRIAVGDRAISLPATESDDGALADGEWSVGERLTLGLNESLLCAGDAEEASVALSYRDDGASYELSSQTVPIERGQFVIDGAEVRATAPYTANVKFVGTGWSSETADAPVNVTVSVGGTVENAWRMVEDSDSVVGATGVSRQEPGTDLEVTAAGRKPEYDCVWGNFGCTQVGWQWTRVSSTDNTENVRVYRDGDDAPEFGGADGQQSAAAYVEPYLEDGEISLDDNQAIYLFDFNEDSHDYQDAVVLVSFFTQAERSGIYESRGEDVVICPPETKSASPNGNDGNDGNGGNGGNGND, translated from the coding sequence GTGCCCCGAGACCCCCACGAACGGGCGATATCGCCCGTCATCGGCGCCGTCCTGCTGTTCGCGGTGGTGATCATGCTCACGGCGACCGCGGGCGTGATGGTGCTGGGGTTCAGCGACTCGTTGCGGGCGCCGCCGCCGTTCGCGGCGACCGACGAGGAGGTCGAGGTCGAGGTCCAGGGGAACGAGACCCGGCACACGCTGGATGTCGTCCACCGCGGTGGCGACCCGGTCGAGGCGGCCGCGCTGACGACGCGGATCGCCGTCGGCGACCGGGCGATCAGCCTCCCAGCGACCGAGAGCGACGACGGCGCACTGGCCGACGGCGAGTGGAGCGTCGGGGAGCGGCTCACGCTCGGGCTGAACGAGTCGCTGCTCTGTGCCGGCGACGCCGAAGAGGCGTCGGTGGCGCTCTCCTACCGCGACGACGGCGCCAGCTACGAGCTCTCCTCACAGACGGTGCCGATCGAGCGCGGCCAGTTCGTCATCGACGGCGCGGAGGTCCGTGCCACCGCGCCGTACACGGCGAACGTGAAGTTCGTCGGCACGGGGTGGTCCTCGGAGACCGCCGACGCGCCGGTCAACGTCACCGTGAGCGTCGGCGGCACCGTCGAGAACGCGTGGCGGATGGTGGAGGACAGCGACTCGGTCGTCGGCGCGACCGGCGTCTCCCGGCAGGAGCCCGGTACGGACCTCGAAGTGACCGCGGCGGGGCGGAAGCCGGAGTACGACTGCGTCTGGGGGAACTTCGGCTGTACGCAGGTGGGCTGGCAGTGGACCCGCGTCAGCAGCACGGACAACACCGAGAACGTCCGCGTCTACCGCGACGGCGACGACGCCCCCGAGTTCGGCGGTGCCGACGGCCAGCAGTCTGCCGCGGCGTACGTCGAGCCCTACCTCGAGGACGGCGAGATCAGCCTCGACGACAATCAGGCGATCTACCTGTTCGACTTCAACGAGGACTCCCACGACTACCAGGACGCGGTCGTGCTGGTCTCCTTCTTCACACAGGCGGAGCGCAGCGGGATCTACGAGTCCCGCGGCGAGGACGTGGTGATCTGCCCGCCCGAGACGAAGTCGGCGAGCCCGAACGGCAACGACGGTAATGACGGGAACGGGGGCAATGGCGGCAACGGCAACGACTGA